The following proteins are encoded in a genomic region of Chlamydiales bacterium STE3:
- a CDS encoding ATP synthase subunit beta (Product derived from UniProtKB/Swiss-Prot:Q6MAK7;Gene name derived from UniProtKB/Swiss-Prot:Q6MAK7;EC number derived from UniProtKB/Swiss-Prot:Q6MAK7): MTSGKITQIIGPTLDIEFPSDALPSILNAIHIVDKERSIDITAEVAMDIGNNTVRCIALSSTDGLVRGMEAQDTGAPITVPVGQKTLGRIFNLLGEPIDHLGPVGAASSSAIHRPPPAFDEQATQIAIFETGIKVIDLVGPFPKGGKVGLFGGAGVGKSVIVMELIRNISSQHGGFSVFCGVGERTREGNDLWLEMKESGVLSKTCLVFGQMNEPPGARLRVALTGLTMAEHFRDQEHQDVLLFIDNIYRFVQAGAEVSALLGRMPSAVGYQPTLGTEIGALQERITSTKAGSITSIQAIYVPADDYTDPAPASLFTHLDAATTLSRQIAELGIYPAVDPLTTTSRILDPHIIGEEHYAITRQVQKILQRYKDLQDIIAILGIDELSEEDKLLVSRARKIRNFLSQPLFVAETFTGKPGKYVKRQQTIAGFKKIVNGEMDTIPEQAFYMVGPIEDVFEKAKTLGKENN; encoded by the coding sequence TGATGCATTGCCCAGCATTTTAAATGCCATCCACATTGTCGATAAAGAGCGGAGCATCGACATCACCGCTGAAGTAGCGATGGATATCGGAAATAATACAGTCCGCTGCATTGCTCTTTCTTCTACAGACGGACTTGTGAGAGGAATGGAAGCACAAGATACGGGTGCTCCCATCACTGTGCCTGTGGGACAAAAAACCTTAGGCAGAATTTTCAATTTATTAGGCGAACCGATCGATCATTTAGGGCCTGTCGGTGCTGCTTCTTCCTCTGCCATCCATCGCCCTCCTCCTGCATTTGATGAACAAGCGACACAAATCGCCATATTCGAAACGGGTATTAAGGTGATTGATTTAGTCGGCCCTTTTCCAAAAGGCGGCAAGGTTGGCCTTTTTGGAGGAGCGGGGGTTGGCAAATCGGTAATTGTGATGGAGCTCATTCGCAATATTTCCAGCCAGCATGGGGGATTTTCTGTTTTTTGTGGTGTTGGCGAAAGAACACGCGAAGGCAACGACCTCTGGCTGGAAATGAAAGAATCCGGAGTTCTTTCTAAAACATGCTTGGTTTTTGGACAGATGAATGAGCCACCAGGAGCACGTCTGAGGGTAGCTCTGACAGGTCTGACGATGGCGGAACATTTTCGCGATCAAGAACATCAGGACGTTTTGCTATTTATTGACAACATCTACCGCTTTGTCCAAGCAGGAGCAGAAGTGTCCGCTTTATTAGGGAGAATGCCATCAGCTGTGGGTTATCAGCCCACCCTTGGAACGGAGATCGGCGCATTGCAAGAAAGGATCACATCAACAAAAGCAGGTTCTATTACTTCCATACAAGCCATCTACGTCCCTGCTGATGATTATACAGATCCTGCCCCAGCGAGTTTATTCACACATTTGGACGCTGCCACAACACTTTCAAGGCAAATCGCCGAATTAGGCATTTATCCTGCTGTAGACCCATTGACAACAACCTCACGTATCTTAGATCCCCATATTATTGGTGAAGAACACTATGCAATCACAAGACAGGTACAAAAAATCTTACAACGCTATAAAGATCTGCAAGATATCATCGCTATCTTGGGTATCGACGAGCTCTCAGAAGAAGATAAGTTGCTTGTTTCAAGAGCACGCAAGATTCGAAACTTTCTTTCTCAGCCTCTTTTCGTTGCTGAAACATTTACCGGAAAGCCAGGCAAGTATGTCAAAAGGCAGCAGACCATCGCAGGTTTTAAGAAAATCGTTAATGGCGAAATGGATACCATTCCTGAGCAAGCTTTTTATATGGTAGGGCCCATCGAAGATGTTTTTGAAAAAGCGAAAACTTTGGGGAAAGAAAATAACTGA